A DNA window from Halococcus salsus contains the following coding sequences:
- a CDS encoding M42 family peptidase, whose amino-acid sequence MNETQRTFLDDLLETPTPSGFETRGQRVWLDYVGEFADQVSTDDYGNAVAVHEGSDDAPTVALTGHADEIGFVVRDIDGEGFLRLGSIGGADKTVSRGQHVTVHTDDGPVAGVIGQAAIHLRDEHEVADIEDLHVDIGVESEEAARDLVTIGDPLTVSTTLEPLQGTRLAARGMDNRVGTWAAAEGLRRACEADVEATVYAVSTVQEEVGLQGAKMVGFDLAPDAAIVMDVTHATDEPATPGNRSNGVELGAGPAIARGGANHPILVEKLRAAADEAEIDVQLQATGSRTGTDADAIFTQRGGIPSLNVGIPNRYMHTPVEVVDTDDLDSVVDLLGAFSESVGADECFAVEI is encoded by the coding sequence GTGAACGAGACCCAGCGGACGTTCCTCGACGATCTGCTCGAAACCCCGACTCCGTCAGGCTTCGAAACCCGTGGTCAGCGTGTCTGGCTCGACTACGTCGGCGAGTTCGCCGACCAGGTCTCCACCGACGACTACGGCAACGCGGTCGCGGTCCACGAGGGGAGCGACGACGCGCCGACGGTCGCGCTCACCGGCCACGCCGACGAGATCGGGTTCGTGGTTCGGGACATCGACGGCGAGGGATTCCTCCGATTGGGCTCCATCGGCGGCGCGGACAAGACCGTCTCGCGCGGCCAGCACGTCACCGTCCACACCGACGACGGCCCCGTCGCGGGCGTCATCGGCCAGGCCGCGATCCACCTCCGCGACGAACACGAGGTCGCCGACATCGAGGACCTCCACGTCGACATCGGGGTCGAGAGCGAGGAAGCGGCCCGCGACCTCGTCACCATCGGCGACCCGCTGACGGTCTCGACGACGCTCGAACCTCTCCAGGGGACGCGACTCGCCGCCCGCGGGATGGACAACCGGGTCGGCACGTGGGCCGCCGCCGAGGGGCTCCGACGGGCCTGCGAGGCCGACGTCGAGGCGACCGTCTACGCCGTGAGCACCGTCCAGGAGGAGGTCGGCCTCCAGGGCGCGAAGATGGTCGGCTTCGACCTCGCACCCGACGCGGCCATCGTGATGGACGTCACCCACGCCACCGACGAACCCGCGACACCCGGCAACCGCTCCAACGGCGTCGAACTCGGGGCCGGCCCGGCCATCGCCCGCGGCGGCGCGAATCATCCCATCCTCGTCGAGAAACTGCGCGCGGCTGCCGACGAGGCCGAGATCGACGTGCAGCTCCAGGCCACCGGCTCCCGGACGGGCACCGACGCCGACGCGATCTTCACCCAGCGCGGCGGCATCCCCTCGCTCAACGTCGGCATCCCGAACCGCTACATGCACACCCCGGTCGAAGTAGTCGACACCGACGACCTCGATTCAGTCGTCGACCTGCTCGGCGCGTTTTCAGAATCTGTGGGTGCGGACGAGTGCTTCGCCGTCGAGATCTGA
- a CDS encoding Lrp/AsnC family transcriptional regulator translates to MNSSQDAAAALDETDLALLEQVEADFDVSLETIADELGLSKSAVHYRLNKLEANGVIRGVTADVDPLALGLEMTAVTDVMVTHETGYSEAIGESLVALDGVEHVYYTMGDVDFVVVSRVQSRDQLNDLIDRIVAVEGVNETASKFVLDEFADHAVSSNLTPAARNAILEPADR, encoded by the coding sequence ATGAACAGTTCACAGGACGCGGCCGCGGCGCTCGACGAGACCGACCTCGCGCTGCTCGAACAGGTCGAGGCGGATTTCGACGTCAGCCTCGAAACCATCGCCGACGAACTCGGCCTCTCGAAGTCGGCGGTCCACTATCGCCTCAACAAACTCGAAGCCAACGGCGTCATCCGCGGGGTGACCGCCGACGTCGACCCCCTCGCGCTGGGGCTAGAGATGACCGCCGTCACGGACGTCATGGTGACCCACGAGACCGGCTACTCCGAGGCGATCGGGGAGTCGCTGGTCGCGCTCGACGGGGTCGAACACGTCTACTACACGATGGGCGACGTCGATTTCGTGGTCGTCAGCCGCGTCCAGAGCCGCGACCAGCTCAACGACCTCATCGACCGGATCGTCGCCGTCGAGGGCGTCAACGAGACCGCCTCGAAGTTCGTGCTCGACGAGTTCGCCGACCACGCCGTCTCCTCGAACCTCACGCCCGCGGCACGGAACGCGATCCTCGAACCGGCCGACCGGTAG
- a CDS encoding LSM domain-containing protein, whose product MSGRPLDVLEATLGDRVTVRLKDGAAYAGELGGYDQHMNVVLDPAEEDPENDAATETVESTTIIRGDNVVSITP is encoded by the coding sequence ATGAGTGGACGACCCCTCGACGTGCTGGAGGCGACGCTCGGTGACCGCGTCACCGTCCGGCTGAAGGACGGCGCGGCCTACGCCGGCGAACTCGGCGGCTACGACCAGCACATGAACGTGGTGCTCGACCCCGCGGAGGAGGACCCCGAGAACGACGCAGCGACCGAGACGGTCGAGAGCACAACGATTATCCGGGGCGACAACGTCGTGTCGATAACACCATGA
- a CDS encoding 50S ribosomal protein L37e: protein MTGSGTPSQGKKNKTVHVKCRRCGEASYHKTKKVCASCGFGKSAKRRDYAWQEKAGE from the coding sequence ATGACGGGCTCAGGAACACCGAGTCAGGGGAAGAAGAACAAGACGGTGCACGTGAAGTGCCGGCGGTGCGGCGAGGCCTCCTACCACAAGACCAAGAAGGTCTGCGCGTCGTGCGGGTTCGGGAAATCCGCCAAACGACGCGACTACGCGTGGCAGGAGAAGGCCGGCGAGTAG
- a CDS encoding aspartate aminotransferase family protein — MSEPESPIGANAVERTDKEHVFGTWSYQSEVDPTQVVEADGVRFTTADGTEYIDFSSQLMCSNLGHSADRVADAVAEQVRDVPFVAPSYTTDARAKLGEQLAEITPGDLSKTFFSTSGTEAVEAALKIARLYTGKQKVISRYRSYHGATHGSISVTGDPRRLASEPGVPGTIKAPDPYAYGSTLDPMESLEYIDEMLMLEDDTVAAVLVEPIVGSNGILVPPDEYLPRLKEIAHDHGALLICDEVMSGFGRTGEWFGCDVFGVTPDIMTMAKGLTGAYQPLGATIVTSEIADHFEDELFCHGHTYAGHPVAVAAGTAAVETYREENLIEHASEVGDYLGERIEELGERHPSVGETRGVGLFRGIELTKRADERVPFGERKDKISTGTTVVDEVSATAADHGTYVANMINTLIVAPPLPITEREVDEAIDALDAGLDVSDDAMDD, encoded by the coding sequence ATGAGCGAACCCGAGTCACCCATCGGGGCCAACGCGGTCGAGCGAACCGACAAGGAACACGTCTTCGGGACGTGGTCCTACCAGTCCGAGGTCGACCCCACCCAGGTCGTCGAGGCGGACGGCGTCCGCTTCACGACCGCCGACGGCACCGAGTACATCGACTTCTCGAGCCAGCTGATGTGCTCGAACCTCGGTCACTCGGCCGACCGGGTCGCCGACGCGGTCGCCGAACAGGTCCGCGACGTGCCGTTCGTCGCGCCGAGCTACACCACCGACGCACGCGCGAAACTCGGCGAACAGCTCGCCGAGATCACTCCAGGGGATCTCTCGAAGACCTTCTTCTCGACCAGCGGGACCGAGGCGGTCGAGGCCGCGCTCAAGATCGCCCGGCTCTACACCGGCAAACAGAAAGTGATCTCGCGCTACCGGTCCTACCACGGCGCGACCCACGGTTCGATCAGCGTCACCGGCGACCCGCGACGGCTCGCTTCGGAACCCGGTGTTCCGGGCACCATCAAGGCACCCGACCCCTACGCCTACGGCTCGACGCTCGACCCGATGGAGAGTCTAGAGTACATCGACGAGATGCTGATGCTCGAAGACGACACCGTCGCCGCCGTTCTCGTCGAACCCATCGTCGGCTCGAACGGCATCCTGGTGCCGCCGGACGAGTACCTCCCGAGACTGAAGGAGATCGCCCACGACCACGGCGCGCTCCTGATCTGCGACGAGGTGATGAGCGGGTTCGGGCGCACGGGTGAGTGGTTCGGCTGTGACGTCTTCGGCGTGACACCCGACATCATGACGATGGCGAAAGGGTTGACGGGAGCCTACCAACCCCTCGGGGCGACGATCGTCACCTCGGAGATCGCCGACCACTTCGAGGACGAACTGTTCTGTCACGGCCACACCTACGCCGGCCACCCGGTCGCGGTCGCGGCGGGGACGGCCGCGGTCGAGACCTACCGAGAGGAGAACCTGATCGAGCACGCCAGCGAGGTCGGCGACTACCTCGGCGAGCGGATCGAAGAGCTCGGCGAGCGCCACCCGAGCGTTGGCGAGACACGCGGGGTCGGCCTCTTCCGAGGGATCGAGCTCACCAAGCGTGCCGACGAGCGGGTCCCCTTCGGCGAGCGAAAGGACAAGATCTCGACCGGCACGACCGTGGTCGACGAGGTGTCGGCGACCGCGGCCGACCACGGGACCTACGTCGCGAACATGATCAACACCCTGATCGTCGCGCCGCCACTCCCGATCACCGAGCGCGAGGTCGACGAGGCCATCGACGCGCTCGACGCCGGGCTCGACGTCTCGGACGACGCGATGGACGACTGA
- the purF gene encoding amidophosphoribosyltransferase: MHEKCGVVGVSLADRAAARPLYYALYALQHRGQESAGIITHDGFQQHSHVEMGLVGDAFDPADIESLNGSNGIGHVRYPTAGSVDSSCAQPFAVSFKSGSLGLSHNGNLVNADALRDELAGLGHAFTSDGDTEVIAHDLARNLLDSGLVEAVERTMGKIHGSYSLTVMHDDRVLGLRDPQGNRPLCLGELEDGYVLASESAAIDALDGELIRDVKPGELVVLEPDGSGYSTYQLTELDNTAHCFFEHVYFARPDSTIDGELVYEVRRELGRKLWAENGIDTDVVMPVPDSGRAFASGYAEAANENEGSVEFAEGLMKNRYVGRTFIMPTQDERERAVRLKLNPIKSTVEDKTVTLIDDSIVRGTTSTQLVELLRDVGASEVHLRIGSPAITAPCYMGIDMATREELIAADRTVEEVRNEIDADSLAYLSPGAIADALDTQRNDLCMGCITGEYPYDIDGEPTDRSVRQPVIADD; encoded by the coding sequence ATGCACGAGAAGTGCGGCGTCGTCGGCGTCTCCCTCGCCGACCGAGCCGCCGCGCGCCCGCTTTACTACGCGCTCTACGCCCTCCAGCACCGCGGCCAGGAGTCGGCGGGGATCATCACCCACGACGGCTTCCAACAGCACTCCCACGTCGAGATGGGGCTCGTCGGCGACGCCTTCGACCCCGCGGACATCGAGAGTCTCAACGGCTCGAACGGCATCGGCCACGTTCGCTACCCCACCGCAGGCAGCGTCGACAGCTCCTGCGCCCAACCCTTCGCCGTCTCGTTCAAGAGCGGTTCGCTCGGTCTCTCGCACAACGGAAATCTCGTGAACGCCGACGCGCTCCGCGACGAACTCGCCGGGCTCGGCCACGCCTTTACTTCCGACGGCGACACCGAGGTCATCGCCCACGACCTCGCGCGGAACCTCCTCGACTCCGGGCTCGTCGAAGCCGTCGAACGAACCATGGGCAAGATACACGGCTCCTACTCGTTGACCGTGATGCACGACGATCGGGTCTTGGGCCTCCGCGACCCACAGGGCAATCGTCCGCTCTGTCTCGGCGAGCTCGAGGACGGCTACGTGCTCGCCTCCGAGAGCGCCGCCATCGACGCGCTCGACGGGGAGCTCATCCGCGACGTCAAACCCGGCGAACTCGTCGTCCTCGAACCCGACGGCTCGGGCTACAGCACGTATCAGCTCACGGAACTCGACAACACCGCCCACTGCTTCTTCGAACACGTCTACTTCGCCCGGCCCGACTCGACCATCGACGGGGAGCTCGTCTACGAGGTCCGACGCGAACTCGGCCGGAAGCTCTGGGCCGAGAACGGCATCGACACCGACGTGGTGATGCCGGTGCCCGACTCGGGCCGGGCGTTCGCCTCGGGCTACGCCGAGGCTGCGAACGAGAACGAGGGTAGCGTCGAGTTCGCGGAGGGGCTGATGAAGAACCGGTACGTCGGCCGGACGTTCATCATGCCGACCCAGGACGAGCGCGAGCGCGCCGTTCGGCTGAAGCTCAACCCGATCAAGTCCACGGTCGAGGACAAGACGGTGACGCTGATCGACGACTCGATCGTCCGGGGAACGACCTCGACCCAGCTCGTCGAACTCCTCCGGGACGTGGGCGCGTCGGAGGTCCACCTCCGGATCGGCTCGCCCGCCATCACCGCCCCGTGTTACATGGGGATCGACATGGCGACCCGCGAGGAGCTCATCGCGGCCGATCGAACCGTCGAGGAGGTCAGAAACGAGATCGACGCCGACAGCCTCGCGTATCTCTCGCCAGGGGCGATCGCCGACGCGCTCGACACGCAGCGGAACGACCTCTGTATGGGCTGCATTACTGGGGAATACCCCTACGACATCGACGGCGAGCCGACGGATCGGTCGGTGCGCCAACCCGTTATCGCCGACGACTGA
- a CDS encoding alpha/beta fold hydrolase, protein MSNTTSDTATERYRVRPETVVTDRGDGPAVVFAHGTLMDRTMFDPQVEALADDFRTVAYDLRARTDQYASSYDLYDLADDVDALCDGLELDTVVLCGMSMGGFMALRFAERYPERLDGLVLIDSMAEAYTEVEREQYGQLAEQARAEGKFTEPGVTVARDGLFGETTRAENPALPDRWVDRWRTYPAEGFYHEMHSWLNQPDFTPKLSGIDVPVLSIHGEEDASIAPERTEPMLDALPDARQELIPEAGHSSNLENPDAVNEALRGFLNDVY, encoded by the coding sequence GTGTCGAATACTACGTCGGACACAGCGACCGAACGGTATCGAGTTCGACCGGAGACGGTGGTGACCGACCGCGGTGACGGTCCGGCCGTCGTGTTCGCCCACGGTACCCTGATGGACCGGACGATGTTCGACCCGCAGGTCGAGGCGCTCGCCGACGACTTTCGGACGGTGGCCTACGACCTCCGGGCGCGGACGGACCAGTACGCGAGCTCCTACGACCTCTACGACCTCGCGGACGACGTCGACGCGCTCTGTGACGGGCTCGAACTCGACACGGTCGTGCTCTGCGGGATGTCGATGGGCGGGTTCATGGCGCTGCGTTTCGCCGAGCGCTACCCCGAGCGGCTCGACGGACTGGTCCTCATCGACTCGATGGCCGAGGCGTACACCGAGGTCGAACGCGAGCAGTACGGCCAGCTCGCCGAGCAGGCTCGCGCGGAAGGGAAATTCACGGAGCCCGGCGTCACGGTCGCGCGGGACGGGCTCTTCGGCGAGACCACACGCGCGGAGAACCCCGCCCTCCCCGATCGCTGGGTCGACCGGTGGCGGACCTACCCAGCCGAAGGGTTCTACCACGAGATGCACTCGTGGCTGAACCAGCCGGACTTCACGCCGAAGCTCTCGGGTATCGACGTTCCCGTCCTCTCGATCCACGGCGAGGAGGACGCCTCGATAGCCCCCGAACGCACCGAACCGATGCTCGACGCGCTCCCCGACGCCCGCCAGGAACTGATCCCGGAAGCCGGGCACTCCTCGAACCTCGAAAACCCCGACGCGGTCAACGAGGCACTCAGAGGGTTCCTGAACGACGTCTACTGA
- a CDS encoding CoA-acylating methylmalonate-semialdehyde dehydrogenase, which produces MTLDTTPPWDDVPNYIDGDWTAPSEEGREVVNPATNETVSTVGFSSAADVDEAVAAGEAAFETWRKTPVEERIQPLFKLKTLLEDHHDELAEVLVQEHGKTLGEAKGELRRGIENVEVACGIPSMMQAGHLPNAAPGIDETAVRKPLGVFAAITPFNFPGMIPLWFLPYAVATGNSFILKPSEQDPVVAQRLFELLDEAGFPDGVVQLVNGGVDTVNELLDHDGIEGVSFVGSTPVARTIYERAAANGKRAQAQGGAKNHIIVAESADLDFAAKKTISSAFACGGERCLANDVVVVDESVYDEFTERVVAEAEDQVVGYGLDDGTDIGALISPEHEERVREMIATGVDEGADLLLDGRDVEVEGYPDGNFLGPTVFGDVDPDATIAREEIFGPVLGLLPVADIDEAIEVLNRSAFGNAASLFTGSGADARKARHEADVGNLGVNAGTAAPMAFFHFGGRKDSFFGDLHAQGDDMIRFYTDETVYIERWPDA; this is translated from the coding sequence ATGACGCTCGATACCACCCCGCCGTGGGACGACGTACCGAACTACATCGACGGCGACTGGACCGCGCCATCCGAGGAGGGTCGCGAGGTCGTCAATCCTGCAACCAACGAGACGGTCTCGACGGTCGGCTTCAGTTCGGCGGCCGACGTCGACGAGGCCGTCGCGGCCGGCGAAGCGGCGTTCGAGACGTGGCGGAAGACGCCCGTCGAGGAGCGGATCCAGCCGCTGTTCAAGCTCAAGACCCTGCTGGAGGACCACCACGACGAACTCGCGGAAGTGCTGGTTCAAGAGCACGGCAAGACGCTCGGCGAGGCCAAGGGCGAGCTCCGCCGCGGGATCGAGAACGTCGAGGTCGCCTGCGGGATCCCCTCGATGATGCAGGCGGGCCACCTCCCGAACGCCGCGCCCGGCATCGACGAGACCGCGGTCCGCAAACCGCTCGGCGTCTTCGCGGCGATCACCCCGTTCAACTTCCCGGGGATGATCCCGCTCTGGTTCCTGCCCTACGCCGTGGCGACCGGCAACTCGTTCATCCTCAAACCCAGCGAACAGGACCCGGTAGTCGCCCAGCGCCTGTTCGAACTCCTCGACGAGGCGGGCTTTCCCGATGGCGTCGTCCAGCTCGTCAACGGCGGCGTCGACACCGTGAACGAGCTCCTCGACCACGACGGGATCGAGGGGGTCTCGTTCGTCGGCTCGACGCCCGTCGCGCGCACCATCTACGAGCGGGCGGCGGCGAACGGCAAGCGCGCGCAGGCCCAGGGCGGCGCGAAGAACCACATCATCGTGGCCGAGTCGGCCGACCTCGACTTCGCGGCGAAAAAGACCATCTCGTCGGCGTTCGCCTGCGGCGGCGAACGGTGCCTCGCGAACGACGTCGTCGTGGTCGACGAGTCGGTCTACGACGAGTTCACCGAGCGCGTCGTCGCGGAGGCCGAGGACCAGGTCGTCGGTTACGGCCTCGACGACGGCACGGACATCGGCGCGCTGATCAGCCCCGAACACGAGGAACGCGTTCGGGAGATGATCGCGACGGGGGTCGACGAGGGGGCCGACCTCCTGCTTGACGGTCGCGACGTCGAGGTCGAAGGATACCCCGATGGCAACTTCCTCGGGCCGACCGTCTTCGGTGACGTCGACCCCGACGCGACCATCGCGCGCGAGGAGATCTTCGGGCCGGTGTTGGGACTCCTCCCGGTGGCCGACATCGACGAGGCGATCGAGGTCCTCAATCGGAGTGCCTTCGGCAACGCCGCGAGCCTCTTCACGGGGAGCGGGGCCGACGCCCGCAAAGCTCGCCACGAGGCCGACGTCGGCAACCTCGGTGTGAACGCCGGCACCGCCGCCCCGATGGCCTTCTTCCACTTCGGCGGCCGGAAGGACTCCTTCTTCGGCGACCTCCACGCCCAGGGTGACGACATGATCCGCTTCTACACCGACGAGACGGTCTACATCGAGCGCTGGCCCGACGCCTGA
- a CDS encoding uracil-xanthine permease family protein produces MSEGDSTTNTDIESGMVIYGVDDKPPLGRSILLGVQHWMTMIGSTIAIPLVLAGALGFDAAQTAQLVGTFFVVSGVATLAQTTIGNRYPIVQGGTFSMLGPALAIIGVLAASNAPPEVMIRQLQGAVIVAGLAEVAIGYFGVFGRLKKYMGPIVIAVVIGLIGLALLSVGQITSANQNWYLAGLTLALIVLFSQYLNNYAEVFKLFPVLLGLGTAYLIALVVTLAGVANVVDLSPVAAAPPIRAIVPFQWGMPLFTGSFVVGMLAGMLASAIESFGDYHSVARMAGEGAPNKKRINHGLGMEGLGNVFAGIMGTGNGSTSYTENVGAIGITGVASRYVVQIGALVMIVVGYVGYFGAFVTTIPDPIVGGLFLAMFAQIVGVGLSQLQHVDMNQNRNVFVVGFGLFAGLSIPQYIANVEAASGVTLQAGLANVPLLGPVLGIPEVANTIGIVLGTEIAVGGIAAFVLDNTIPGTKEERGLTAWEEITEDENAFEPAHERFLSNRGSGTGDD; encoded by the coding sequence ATGTCTGAAGGGGATAGTACGACGAACACCGATATCGAGTCGGGGATGGTGATATACGGGGTCGACGACAAGCCCCCGCTGGGGCGGTCGATACTCCTCGGCGTCCAACACTGGATGACGATGATCGGCTCGACGATCGCGATTCCACTGGTTCTCGCGGGGGCGCTCGGGTTCGACGCGGCCCAGACCGCCCAGCTCGTGGGGACCTTCTTCGTCGTCTCGGGCGTCGCCACGCTCGCCCAGACCACGATCGGGAACCGCTACCCGATCGTGCAAGGGGGGACCTTCTCGATGCTCGGGCCGGCGCTCGCGATCATCGGCGTGCTCGCGGCGAGCAACGCACCGCCGGAGGTGATGATACGCCAGCTCCAGGGCGCGGTGATCGTCGCCGGGCTCGCCGAGGTGGCGATCGGCTACTTCGGGGTGTTCGGCCGGCTGAAGAAGTACATGGGTCCGATCGTGATCGCGGTCGTGATCGGCCTCATCGGGCTCGCACTCCTCAGCGTGGGCCAGATCACGTCCGCGAACCAGAACTGGTACCTCGCGGGGCTGACGCTCGCACTGATCGTGCTCTTCTCGCAGTATCTGAACAACTACGCCGAGGTGTTCAAACTCTTCCCCGTGTTGCTCGGGCTCGGAACGGCCTACCTGATCGCGCTCGTGGTCACGCTCGCGGGCGTGGCGAACGTCGTCGACCTGAGTCCGGTCGCGGCCGCGCCACCGATCCGCGCGATCGTGCCCTTCCAGTGGGGCATGCCGCTGTTCACCGGGTCGTTCGTCGTCGGGATGCTCGCCGGGATGTTGGCCTCCGCGATCGAGAGCTTCGGGGACTACCACTCCGTCGCGCGGATGGCCGGCGAGGGCGCACCCAACAAGAAGCGGATCAACCACGGCCTCGGGATGGAGGGGCTCGGCAACGTCTTCGCGGGGATCATGGGCACCGGCAACGGCTCGACCTCCTACACCGAGAACGTCGGCGCGATCGGGATCACGGGTGTCGCCTCCCGGTACGTCGTCCAGATCGGCGCGCTCGTGATGATCGTCGTCGGCTACGTCGGCTACTTCGGGGCGTTCGTGACCACGATCCCGGACCCGATCGTCGGCGGGCTCTTCCTCGCGATGTTCGCCCAGATCGTCGGCGTGGGGCTCTCACAGCTCCAGCACGTCGACATGAACCAGAATCGGAACGTGTTCGTCGTTGGCTTCGGGCTGTTCGCGGGGCTCTCGATCCCCCAATACATCGCGAACGTCGAGGCCGCCTCGGGCGTGACACTTCAGGCCGGCCTCGCGAACGTGCCGCTGCTGGGTCCGGTGCTCGGGATCCCGGAGGTCGCGAACACCATCGGGATCGTGCTCGGAACCGAGATCGCGGTCGGCGGGATCGCGGCGTTCGTCCTCGACAACACGATCCCCGGCACCAAGGAGGAGCGCGGCCTCACCGCCTGGGAGGAGATCACCGAGGACGAGAACGCCTTCGAACCCGCCCACGAGCGGTTCCTTTCGAACCGGGGCAGCGGAACGGGTGACGACTGA
- a CDS encoding Cdc6/Cdc18 family protein produces the protein MIRDARVLQDEFLPREVGHRDQEMNALTRALDPVTRNEPAETAFLFGPSGTGKTCLARFALARLREVVLDLNYQYVNCWQDYTRFRALYRILEAIGSTADIHRQSTPTDALLERLEAYDGPEFVVILDEVDQLQDHDLLYDLYRTVGVSMVLIANSEEELFARLDSRLVSRLHASTRIRFEKYELDELVSILHDRVRWGLDVEVPRDRLVTIADAAAGDARVAIGILRSAARQAERVEKDGIGMETIRTAIPAGRTEVRQRNVEQLTPHQRALYEIVHDRETVTPGELYEAYRERVEEPRSNRTVRNHLSKLAHYNLIEKRGEGRGRTYHRPE, from the coding sequence ATGATCCGGGACGCCCGCGTGCTCCAAGACGAGTTCCTCCCGCGCGAGGTGGGCCATCGCGACCAAGAGATGAACGCCCTCACCCGCGCGCTCGACCCCGTGACGCGCAACGAACCCGCCGAGACCGCGTTCCTGTTCGGGCCCTCGGGGACGGGCAAGACCTGTCTCGCCCGGTTCGCGCTCGCCCGCCTCCGCGAAGTGGTGCTCGACCTCAACTACCAGTACGTCAACTGCTGGCAGGATTACACCCGATTCCGGGCGCTCTATCGCATCCTCGAAGCCATCGGTTCGACGGCGGACATCCACCGCCAGTCGACGCCGACGGATGCCCTCCTCGAACGGCTCGAAGCCTACGACGGGCCGGAGTTCGTGGTGATCCTCGACGAGGTCGACCAGCTGCAGGACCACGACCTCCTCTACGACCTCTATCGCACCGTCGGCGTCTCGATGGTCCTGATCGCGAACAGCGAGGAGGAACTGTTCGCACGGCTCGACAGCCGGCTGGTCTCGCGCCTCCACGCCTCGACCCGGATCCGCTTCGAGAAGTACGAACTCGACGAGCTGGTCTCGATCCTCCACGACCGGGTTCGGTGGGGGCTCGACGTGGAGGTCCCCCGCGACCGGCTGGTGACCATCGCCGACGCCGCGGCCGGCGACGCCCGCGTCGCGATCGGGATCCTCCGGAGCGCCGCGCGGCAGGCCGAGAGAGTGGAGAAGGACGGGATCGGGATGGAGACGATCCGAACGGCGATCCCGGCGGGCCGAACCGAGGTCAGACAACGAAACGTCGAGCAGCTCACGCCACACCAGCGCGCGCTCTACGAGATCGTCCACGACCGCGAAACGGTCACCCCTGGCGAGCTCTACGAGGCGTATCGCGAGCGGGTCGAGGAACCCCGCTCCAACCGGACCGTCAGAAATCACCTCTCGAAGCTCGCCCACTACAACCTGATCGAAAAACGGGGTGAGGGACGCGGTCGAACGTACCATCGCCCGGAGTAG
- a CDS encoding TIGR03842 family LLM class F420-dependent oxidoreductase, whose protein sequence is MTLDEFAVTFKGDVSPERTVALAGLAEDAGFDYGWFYDSHVLWKDPYPQMAQLLENTDRIKTGTLVTNPKVRDVSVTASAFAGLNQLSGGRAELGIGRGDSSLRMLGEQPVPWHEFETQVDYIRDLHRGEPIEHPNTGNEIELTWTDTELVTWVAAYGPRMLELAGKTADGVILQISDPYLVGWFVDQIREGARKHGRDPEEIRIMSCAPVWVGEDVDEARDRLRWFLAMVGNHVADLVDTHHKGDQLPEELTTYIEGRKGEGAEGGYDYSEHAEQDADHLDWIPDQMIDRFCVLGTPEDHIEKLEELEARGVDQFNIYLMSGEEARHVETYGREVLPAFTDGKEYADAGIES, encoded by the coding sequence ATGACACTCGACGAGTTCGCGGTGACGTTCAAGGGTGACGTCTCGCCGGAACGAACGGTGGCGCTCGCGGGGCTCGCGGAGGACGCGGGGTTCGACTACGGCTGGTTCTACGACTCCCACGTCCTCTGGAAGGACCCCTACCCGCAGATGGCACAGTTGCTCGAAAACACGGACCGGATAAAGACGGGAACGCTGGTCACCAACCCCAAAGTACGGGACGTCTCGGTGACCGCCAGCGCGTTCGCGGGGCTGAACCAGCTCTCGGGCGGCCGGGCGGAGCTCGGCATCGGGCGTGGCGACAGCTCGCTGCGAATGCTCGGCGAACAGCCGGTGCCGTGGCACGAGTTCGAGACACAGGTGGACTACATCCGCGACCTCCACCGAGGCGAGCCGATCGAACACCCGAACACCGGCAACGAGATCGAGCTGACCTGGACCGACACCGAGCTCGTGACGTGGGTTGCGGCCTACGGCCCGAGGATGCTCGAACTCGCCGGCAAGACCGCCGACGGCGTGATCCTCCAGATCTCCGATCCCTACCTCGTGGGCTGGTTCGTCGACCAGATCCGCGAGGGCGCGCGCAAACACGGCCGCGACCCCGAGGAGATCCGGATCATGTCGTGTGCGCCGGTCTGGGTGGGCGAGGACGTAGACGAGGCGCGCGACAGGCTCCGCTGGTTCCTCGCGATGGTCGGCAACCACGTCGCCGACCTCGTCGACACACATCACAAGGGCGACCAGCTCCCCGAGGAGCTGACGACCTACATCGAGGGCCGGAAGGGCGAGGGCGCGGAGGGTGGCTACGATTACTCGGAACACGCCGAACAGGACGCCGACCACCTCGACTGGATCCCGGACCAGATGATCGACCGCTTCTGCGTGCTCGGCACGCCCGAAGACCACATCGAGAAGCTCGAAGAGCTCGAAGCACGAGGCGTGGACCAGTTCAACATCTACCTCATGTCCGGCGAGGAGGCCAGACACGTCGAGACCTACGGGAGAGAGGTACTGCCGGCGTTCACCGACGGCAAGGAGTACGCCGACGCGGGGATCGAATCGTGA